The Coffea arabica cultivar ET-39 chromosome 2c, Coffea Arabica ET-39 HiFi, whole genome shotgun sequence genome includes the window AGAAGGCGCAGACGTTATACAGCATATGATCGATCATTTTCTTCTATAGAAGCCAGTTAAGTTTTCTGTGAATGGATCAAAGCTGAGAATTCTCAGTTATGTTGTAGAGTTAAAATAGAAGCCGGAGATTTATTGTTCTCCTCGAAAAAGCATATTCAGTTGCATGCATTGGGATCCTTGCTCGATGAATGTTCGTTGAGctatatatcattgccttggtTGCTGGCTGAAAGGAGCTCCTAGGTATCGAAGTCTAAACCACATGATGATCACGCCTGCTAGTGGTGACAGGCTGACAGCTAAGAGAGCTGTGCTTCAGAAAATTTATTCATTTGCAGTACAGTATAATGTATTCACAGTGCGGACAGTGTTAAATAAATGAGAATGTTGCCATCCGTACCAAGGATCGTgcaaaaacacccccttgtcTGTGCTGGTCTAACAGGAACATTTTAAGATGCGAAGTGTAAATGTATCGATATCATCACCCCGTGCTTCCTTCATGATCCTTTAAAGGTTCAAAGTAGTCCGGTTTTACTTGTCTTGCTGCTCGGACTCATAGTTTATGCCATGCAGTATATTGTGACTGGAATTAGTGTGCTTTGGGGATTACAACAGGCATATAAAAGATTGAAGCCAAACACAAGTTGCTGCTAAATTGCTGCTCTTGTAAGTGGCAGCTCCATGATGGTGAACCTCTCTCTGGGCAACGGATAACATGGTGTGTAGAGAAAATCGATCTTAAAAGaagtaaaaggaaaaagaaatagaagagAAAAGCTGATTTTTAACACGAAAATTTGTTATATTTCGCACTTTGGATGCATGAAGGAATTCATTTTATGCATAGAAGTCTCATTGATTGTACTTGtaggcaagaaattgaaaattctTGTGTATTCCGCTAATTCTCTGTGTCCAAAAGCTAATTTTTGtgccttacttttattttatatttaaaagtGGTAAAGACTGCAATGCAATTTGTTAGTCCTAGTTTAAGAACTCTACAAAGTGTCTGGTACAATTCCGAGATGAGGATATAAGAATGGTGGTTGATGAGTGGGAACGGCGAGAGGTCGGCTAGGTTGGGAGTTTAGGacagaaaagaagggaaaaattaAATTATGAGAGAGGAAGAAAATAGAAGGGAATTGTTTGGGAGTTACAAAGAACATGCAGAATGATTTTGGATGTGCAGGTcattaaatatttgttcaagAACCTTATAAATAAAAtggacattttaaaaaatattgaaCACGCTTATGCAGGTTTCCTCTCGTCTCTGCGCCCAAAAAGTTTTGGCCACTGCACAATTTGCATCCTTGTGCATCCtcccatttcctttcttttctgtcaTTCTAAGAAAAAAcgataaaaaaaaactagcaaATAATTGGAAATTGACTTTCTCGTCTttccccttcttttctttctgtccTGGCTCCTGAGCGCGTTTCCTCGAGGAAAAAGCAGTCCACATCTCCTGCCCGCAGCGCCATCCCTGCTCCTAATAACGCCATCGTATCTCAACACGTATCCAATAGCAATTCAACTGCCAAACTCCCGCAAAGCAAGTCAGTCCTTCAAAACCGTTATttactatttaaaaaaaaaaaaaaaaaactctccccTTCTCGACCAACGAGTGGAAGAACTCTGCCTGCTGCCGGTTACAGGCCCCCATCCGAGGACCAGGAGCTCTACTGGCCCCAACACTCATTCGCCGATGGAGCTCtctctttcttcctctcttcATTCGACTACTCCTGCATCCTTCTCTCTCTCCACAAATTCAACTTCTCCTCCGCGCCAAAATCTCGGATTATTTTCCGCTGCGGCTTCTAATTTTTCCTCTAGAGTTCTTCTCAAATTCAATAAATCCTCGATTTTACGGCAACCACGCCCTGTAGTAGTCAAAAGTCAGAGTTCCAGTGAGATCACGAATGACAATGACGATCACGGTTTTGTCCTCGAAGACGTTCCTCACCTCACCAGCTTCCTCCCTGATTTACCGGTAATTCTCCCCATCATATGCTTTGAATTGGTTACCGCAATGCTTCTCTAAATTACCGTTTTATACTGAGTAGTGTTTTCTTGTGAAGTTAATTTAGCAAAGTAGGGGGCGATCATGACTGTTATTTGTTTAGCAAGAGCATGACTTGTGATTGTTGCTGGACGCAAGGTCGTGGTAAATACCTGACTAAAAGCTCTGTCTAGCTCTTTTACGGGTGGTCTAAGGTGGTGGAGGATTAATCACTTGAATTTCCGAAACGAAGTTAATTCCGGTTTTgactttctttttattattgttCAGTCTGTAATGATCATTAACTTCAAAGTTCCGCACTAAATTCATATTCTGGTTACCAGATAAATGCATTGTAACCAAAAAGGTAAAAAGAGAGATCTAGAATCCTTTTCAAGAGCTTTCAACTGcttgttttattattttatttaaaaatgtaTAATTTGTAAACCATGCCTTTTGAGCCGTATTTCTTGCGGGAAATGTATACAATCTCCTAGTAGTGATCTTTCATGTTGAAACACTGGGTTGTTTTCAGAAACGAACTAGTTCACCATGAATTGActtgattcttgattttttttttctttttttgcagtCGTATCCCAATCCACTGAAATATAGCCAAGCTTATGCTATTGTCAAGTAAGTTTAACATTCTCAAATATTTTCTTTCTATTTATCACATCTAAAGTGAAAAGTTTTGCCATGTTGATGCACACCAATTTTGTCCTTTCAGGAATACATTTGTCAGCCCAGAGGATGTGGTTGCTCAGCAAGTAAGTCAAATTTTTagcagccttttttttttccaatcaaCTATTTAGATTTAACAGTTACCTCGTTTTGCCTTCAGATTGTTGTTCAGAAGGGCAGTCCTAGAGGCATACATTTTCGACGCGCAGGTCCTCGAGAAAAGGTACGTGTTTGTTGCTTCCTGTTGATTACCTTTCACAAGAGTGATCTTTTGATAGATGTGGTCTTAACTATCTTTTCATTTCAGGTTTACTTCAAGCCGGAGCAAGTGCGTGCTTGTATTGTGACATGTGGGGGTTTATGTCCAGGAATCAATACAGTGATCCGTGAGATAGTATGTGGTTTGCACAATATGTATGGTGTTGATGACGTACTTGGTATCCAGGTAAGTTTCAGGAAAGCAAAGCCCCATTCGTTCTCTATCCCTTAACATGCAATCAGTAATTCGCATTTGCTCCTTTTGCAAGAATGCTGAGCTGTGTAGATGTACCACAAAAAGATGCAATCCTCGCTAGGAATTATATTAAGATCTCTATTAGCCAGCCTCTTTCATATAGAAGTGAAAATTCTATCTGTTTACACAGCCTAATTCTGTTGAAGTGTACAGGGAGGGTATAGGGGATTTTACTCTCAGAACACTATTAAGTTGACACCAAAACTTGTCAATGACATCCATAAACGTGGTGGTACCTGTCTCCAAACTTCAAGGGGAGGTCATGATACCAAGAAGATAGTTGATAACATTCAAGATCGTGGAATAAATCAGGTGAATGTTTTACCTTTAGATAATAGTTAGCTCTTTAACCATAGTTTTTGTCACTATGATCTCTCCCTGGGTTGCAGGTGTACATAATTGGGGGGGATGGCACTCATAAAGGAGCAGCTGCAATTTCCAAGGTCCTTATGCCAAACTTGCTTGCAAACATccatcttttctgtttaatctCGTTGGCTTGATGCTGACTTGCTTGTTTTGTCAAGGAAGTTGAAAAACGAGGGCTGCAGGTGGCAGTAGTTGGAATCCCCAAAACAATAGATAATGATATTGCTGTGAGTGCTGTAATCCAACTTTTGATGCTATGGCCTTTTGATGCTTTTCTCTCCTTCAAACTTCATTTTGATGTTCTGTTTCTAAGCTAGGTGTGCAGTTGTTCTCTTCGGCTACAGGGTTGACATTGACATTTACTAGACTCATCTGGCATTATATGTTTATGTGGTACTTAAGATTGGGGCAAATCATTTGCATCAATGCTAAAATTACTCAATTTCAATCACTGCAGAAGATTAGTAGGAAAAGGGGTCTGAATCCATGAATGATGGAATTCCCATCCTTGAGGAAAGTTTAAATTTGGTGAGATCATTATAAGATGTCAATTGAAGCTATATTAAGTTCTTTATgtaaagtta containing:
- the LOC140034150 gene encoding ATP-dependent 6-phosphofructokinase 4, chloroplastic-like isoform X3, producing the protein MELSLSSSLHSTTPASFSLSTNSTSPPRQNLGLFSAAASNFSSRVLLKFNKSSILRQPRPVVVKSQSSSEITNDNDDHGFVLEDVPHLTSFLPDLPSYPNPLKYSQAYAIVKNTFVSPEDVVAQQIVVQKGSPRGIHFRRAGPREKVYFKPEQVRACIVTCGGLCPGINTVIREIVCGLHNMYGVDDVLGIQGGYRGFYSQNTIKLTPKLVNDIHKRGGTCLQTSRGGHDTKKIVDNIQDRGINQVYIIGGDGTHKGAAAISKEVEKRGLQVAVVGIPKTIDNDIADCCLIPESPFYLEGQGGLLEYVEQRLKENGHVLIVLAEGAGQEYVSQSAQAVNGTDASGNRLLLDVGLWLTQEVKDHFTNVRKMEINLKYIDPTYMIRAIPSNAYDNIYCTLLAQSAVHGTMAGYTGFTVGPVNSRHAYIPINRVTEKTNTVRLTDRMWARLLASTNQPSFLQKCEIVRERVDKETMEEAKQASTSNGVRSHYPMKTFQFRTKYLTKAS
- the LOC140034150 gene encoding ATP-dependent 6-phosphofructokinase 4, chloroplastic-like isoform X1; this translates as MELSLSSSLHSTTPASFSLSTNSTSPPRQNLGLFSAAASNFSSRVLLKFNKSSILRQPRPVVVKSQSSSEITNDNDDHGFVLEDVPHLTSFLPDLPSYPNPLKYSQAYAIVKNTFVSPEDVVAQQIVVQKGSPRGIHFRRAGPREKVYFKPEQVRACIVTCGGLCPGINTVIREIVCGLHNMYGVDDVLGIQGGYRGFYSQNTIKLTPKLVNDIHKRGGTCLQTSRGGHDTKKIVDNIQDRGINQVYIIGGDGTHKGAAAISKEVEKRGLQVAVVGIPKTIDNDIAVIDKSFGFDTAVEEAQRAINAAHVEAECVANGVGIVKLMGRYSGFIAMFATLASRDVDCCLIPESPFYLEGQGGLLEYVEQRLKENGHVLIVLAEGAGQEYVSQSAQAVNGTDASGNRLLLDVGLWLTQEVKDHFTNVRKMEINLKYIDPTYMIRAIPSNAYDNIYCTLLAQSAVHGTMAGYTGFTVGPVNSRHAYIPINRVTEKTNTVRLTDRMWARLLASTNQPSFLQKCEIVRERVDKETMEEAKQASTSNGVRSHYPMKTFQFRTKYLTKAS
- the LOC140034150 gene encoding ATP-dependent 6-phosphofructokinase 4, chloroplastic-like isoform X2; its protein translation is MELSLSSSLHSTTPASFSLSTNSTSPPRQNLGLFSAAASNFSSRVLLKFNKSSILRQPRPVVVKSQSSSEITNDNDDHGFVLEDVPHLTSFLPDLPSYPNPLKYSQAYAIVKNTFVSPEDVVAQQIVVQKGSPRGIHFRRAGPREKVYFKPEQVRACIVTCGGLCPGINTVIREIVCGLHNMYGVDDVLGIQGGYRGFYSQNTIKLTPKLVNDIHKRGGTCLQTSRGGHDTKKIVDNIQDRGINQVYIIGGDGTHKGAAAISKEVEKRGLQVAVVGIPKTIDNDIAVIDKSFGFDTAVEEAQRAINAAHVEAECVANGVGIVKLMGRYSESPFYLEGQGGLLEYVEQRLKENGHVLIVLAEGAGQEYVSQSAQAVNGTDASGNRLLLDVGLWLTQEVKDHFTNVRKMEINLKYIDPTYMIRAIPSNAYDNIYCTLLAQSAVHGTMAGYTGFTVGPVNSRHAYIPINRVTEKTNTVRLTDRMWARLLASTNQPSFLQKCEIVRERVDKETMEEAKQASTSNGVRSHYPMKTFQFRTKYLTKAS